The Chitinophaga sp. Cy-1792 genome contains the following window.
TCATCCAGCGCTTTATAGTCTGCCGCTTCCATTTTGAAATAAGTGCTGATCCACTCTTCATTCAATGCCCGGAATGCGGCGTTGTATTCGGGTTTATAATCTACGATCTGTACGCCACTGCTTTCACGCAGCTTCTTTTGCTCCTGCACCCGACGTAGCAGTGATTTTTGTCCCAGCAGGTATTCCCACTCTCCTATGGCGCGCCACAGGTCGTGTTGTGTCTGTGACTGCAGCTCTTCGATGGCCGTATCTACATCGCGGAGCTGGTCTTGCAGGCGGGTAGCCACTTCCCTGCCTTCCGGCGTCAGGCTCACCACCGTTTTGCGGCCATCGGCGTTATCTTTCTGCTCTTTAATCAGGCCTTTCTTTATCATCTCCCTGACAATCTTACTGACAGAAACGTGCGAATGGCCTATTTCCTTTGCTATTTCAGTAATGGCAGCCGATTCATGCTGTGTGAGCACATAAAACACCGGAAACCATTTAGGTTGCAGCGCCACCCCGAATAAAACATAAATCTGCTCCGCATCTGCGGTGATCTGTTCCGTCAAAAATCTCAGCCTGCTGCCTATCGCCATTTTTCCTACCTGATCGAAGAAGTTCATTTGAATATATTTTACGTAAACAATTGCGTAACTAGTTACGTAAATGTAGATATAAATAAGTCATCTCCCAAAAAAAGAATATTATTTTTTCAGGAATCGCGGAAGCAGCCGTACTTGTGTTCGTAGGAAGACAGGTCGCATTCAAGATCATGGCGATCCCAGCGGGCACTATTGGCGGCCGCTTCGTAGGTAGATTCCAGGAATTCGGTCAGCGCCCCTTCAGGATCGGCAGACTGCTGCACCACGTCATAATTGAGCAGGAACTCTCCCATTTCGGGGCTGTAAAAAGCATCTTTGGGCCTTACCGGTTGAGTAGCAAAGGATTCCGGCGGCGGATAGGCATAAGAATAAAAGGCCGCCTGGGGATATTGGTCGCTGCCGGGCCAGAAGCCACAGGAACTCACCTCTTTTGAATATGCCTCCTGCATGACGGCAGCAGGCATATTCGGTGCTTCTCCCTGGTGCACAGGCGCTGTACGGCCGGAAAAGCGGGTAACGGCCAGG
Protein-coding sequences here:
- a CDS encoding helix-turn-helix domain-containing GNAT family N-acetyltransferase; amino-acid sequence: MNFFDQVGKMAIGSRLRFLTEQITADAEQIYVLFGVALQPKWFPVFYVLTQHESAAITEIAKEIGHSHVSVSKIVREMIKKGLIKEQKDNADGRKTVVSLTPEGREVATRLQDQLRDVDTAIEELQSQTQHDLWRAIGEWEYLLGQKSLLRRVQEQKKLRESSGVQIVDYKPEYNAAFRALNEEWISTYFKMEAADYKALDDPEGYILAKGGHILVALLDGKPMGVCALIKMDDPDYQYELAKMAVSPEARGKNLGWLLGSAIANKARELGARAIYLESNTILKPAISLYEKLGFRKVGGRPTPYERANIQMELVL